One genomic window of Sporosarcina ureae includes the following:
- a CDS encoding DMT family transporter gives MLRLKGIIMIIVGSMLWGATGPMMEWILDYSEMSVSMMLILRLTIAGAVVLALLKAKGIQIGRPMRQKLWLRKMVMFGVIGMLGVQYGFVQTIAHSDAVVATLFQFVAPVYIIILLSIFQKSFPPGSQVIGMIVALFGLILLLTNGSFSSISLDTSAIVWGVIVGFAFTFYTLYPVVLMSEWGVLLVVGWGMFIGGVTLFIINLPMFFMNLGALLNGPAMGMLLLVIIMGTLAFIMFLQSMTYISPVETSVLSSFEPLTAMIVSVFWLGQSMGVWQISGAAIMLVGVIWLSIGGNRKKENAPFPESIQEYDHSEV, from the coding sequence ATGTTGCGATTAAAAGGTATTATAATGATTATTGTAGGTTCGATGTTATGGGGCGCTACTGGACCGATGATGGAGTGGATTTTGGACTATAGCGAAATGTCAGTTTCTATGATGTTAATCCTACGTTTGACAATTGCGGGTGCTGTAGTGCTAGCGTTATTAAAAGCAAAAGGCATACAAATTGGCCGTCCTATGAGACAGAAGTTGTGGTTGCGTAAAATGGTAATGTTTGGTGTTATCGGAATGCTTGGCGTCCAGTACGGATTCGTCCAAACGATTGCACATAGTGACGCAGTAGTCGCAACATTATTCCAGTTCGTTGCACCGGTCTATATCATCATACTGCTTTCGATCTTTCAGAAATCATTCCCGCCAGGTAGTCAAGTAATCGGTATGATCGTTGCCTTATTCGGTTTGATCTTGCTCTTGACAAACGGTTCATTCTCCAGCATTTCTTTAGATACGTCTGCGATTGTGTGGGGAGTAATTGTGGGATTTGCCTTCACTTTTTACACGTTATATCCCGTAGTTCTTATGTCGGAGTGGGGTGTATTACTCGTCGTCGGCTGGGGGATGTTCATTGGTGGCGTGACGTTATTCATCATCAACTTACCGATGTTCTTCATGAATCTTGGTGCATTGCTCAACGGTCCGGCGATGGGTATGTTATTACTTGTCATCATTATGGGAACGCTTGCATTCATCATGTTCTTGCAAAGTATGACGTATATTTCACCTGTTGAAACAAGCGTCCTTTCCAGTTTCGAACCGCTCACAGCGATGATTGTCTCTGTGTTCTGGCTCGGTCAGTCGATGGGTGTCTGGCAAATAAGTGGCGCGGCCATTATGCTGGTAGGGGTTATTTGGTTATCCATCGGAGGGAATCGCAAGAAGGAAAACGCTCCGTTCCCGGAATCAATACAAGAGTACGACCACAGCGAAGTATAG
- a CDS encoding ABC transporter ATP-binding protein: MKTVFRYALPYKWPMFIAILLMLLELSVELMQPLLIGRIIDEGIMKEDLNTVLIWGSVMMGLAFVALFSGVVNSYFAAHAAQSFGYDLRQALFQRVQTFSLAAFLRFPTSSLITRLTSDVTLAQNALFMGLRIMARAPLMVLGSLIMAFVVSPKLAVFLLIGAPFLAAFLIVMARKGVRLFGLVQRRLDGVNHLVQENLQAVRLIKAYLRGVFETNRFSKAASALKKDSVQAMRLMELILPVLLFIMNVSFMAVLWFGADEVRNSNMPVGDVVAVVNYTMRMTSAFSMFSFLIVIFSRAKASSDRMEELLVADDDLEKLEVADNRHPGAVSVRFDHVSFRYPGTTEDVLQDVSFEVPAGEKLVIMGATGSGKSTMLQLLPRMFTATQGTVWIDGKNIADWPLDTLRNLIGYVPQQSILFTGSIADNLSWGKPNATADEIEKAAKKAQIHSSVMDFTDGYETRVGQRGVNLSGGQKQRLSIARALIRTPSLLVLDDSTSALDVKTESSLWKALQEEDTTMLIVTQKIQTAQIADAILLVSDGVIVGYGTHEELLQTSSFYREIAESQQNGGVA; the protein is encoded by the coding sequence ATGAAGACGGTTTTCCGCTATGCACTACCTTATAAATGGCCAATGTTCATTGCCATTTTACTCATGTTACTTGAACTATCGGTCGAATTAATGCAGCCTCTGCTGATCGGTAGAATTATAGATGAAGGAATTATGAAAGAAGACTTGAACACGGTTTTGATTTGGGGGAGCGTCATGATGGGACTCGCCTTTGTGGCGCTCTTTTCGGGCGTCGTCAATTCCTATTTCGCTGCACATGCTGCACAAAGTTTCGGCTATGATCTTAGACAAGCGTTGTTTCAGCGTGTCCAAACGTTTTCACTCGCGGCATTTTTGCGCTTTCCGACGTCGAGTCTCATTACACGTTTGACAAGTGACGTGACGCTTGCACAAAACGCGCTCTTCATGGGATTACGAATTATGGCACGTGCGCCGTTGATGGTGCTTGGAAGTTTGATAATGGCATTCGTCGTCAGTCCTAAACTTGCGGTATTCCTACTGATCGGTGCCCCTTTCTTAGCTGCATTCCTTATCGTCATGGCGCGCAAAGGAGTCCGTTTATTTGGACTAGTCCAGCGCCGTTTGGACGGTGTCAATCATCTCGTACAAGAAAATTTACAAGCGGTTCGTCTCATTAAAGCCTATTTACGAGGTGTTTTTGAAACGAACCGTTTTTCTAAAGCGGCAAGTGCGTTGAAAAAAGATAGTGTACAGGCGATGCGCTTAATGGAATTAATTTTGCCAGTGTTACTGTTTATTATGAACGTTAGTTTTATGGCGGTACTTTGGTTCGGTGCAGATGAAGTCCGCAATTCTAATATGCCTGTTGGAGATGTCGTAGCGGTCGTCAACTATACGATGCGCATGACGAGTGCCTTCTCGATGTTCTCCTTTTTGATTGTGATCTTCTCTCGCGCAAAAGCGTCTTCCGATCGAATGGAAGAACTGCTAGTTGCCGATGATGATCTTGAAAAGCTAGAGGTCGCTGACAATCGCCACCCAGGTGCTGTTTCTGTTCGTTTCGATCACGTATCATTCCGTTATCCAGGAACGACTGAAGACGTGCTCCAAGACGTGTCGTTTGAAGTTCCAGCGGGCGAGAAACTCGTCATCATGGGGGCTACCGGTTCCGGTAAATCGACGATGCTTCAACTACTCCCGCGCATGTTCACCGCGACGCAAGGTACGGTGTGGATTGATGGTAAAAACATAGCAGACTGGCCGCTCGATACGTTACGAAACCTAATCGGCTACGTGCCGCAGCAATCGATCCTTTTTACGGGCTCGATCGCTGATAATCTGTCATGGGGCAAACCGAATGCCACTGCCGATGAAATCGAAAAGGCCGCTAAAAAAGCACAAATTCATTCGTCTGTCATGGACTTTACAGATGGCTATGAAACACGTGTCGGGCAGCGCGGTGTGAATTTATCTGGCGGTCAGAAACAGCGACTGTCGATTGCTCGCGCGTTGATTCGTACACCGTCTTTATTGGTTTTGGATGATAGCACCAGTGCGCTCGATGTCAAAACTGAGTCTTCATTATGGAAAGCTTTGCAGGAAGAAGATACGACGATGCTGATCGTCACGCAAAAAATACAAACCGCTCAAATTGCTGATGCGATTTTATTAGTATCAGATGGCGTGATCGTCGGCTATGGTACGCATGAAGAGCTACTTCAAACGTCCAGCTTCTATCGGGAAATTGCGGAATCGCAACAGAATGGGGGAGTAGCATGA
- a CDS encoding GGDEF domain-containing phosphodiesterase: MHTIPLPETSEHQELVDSLNKYQLVTHTDGEGLITYANQNYLAVSGWTPKRILGKSFWQMFSDQSQSQEIANSIWDCLLSGKTWAGKIEKMTRIGEPFFVNTLAVPTLSNAGELQSVFFLELDITEDVRLQERLGEIAFIDIETGLMSRHKLEQVVNDSIAKATHFSFVYLTIDHYYTMKELQSQESETQLIQEFTNRLKRYFQDSPIARIDTNSFVVLTAFGDWYIQGFYEFLKQQPIYLSHNAQTLSISGGIVRFPEDQRTYTQLYKVAMTAAADVISQGGGRIASLSAESHKILNRRLEIDRKMLTALDRNSLHVAYLPQFDVASEKITCYEALVRWEDEDLGIISPDELIPIAEENGLIEEIGAYVAEEAMTFVTKWHRAGNDMNISINSSIRESLNPQWKDRLISILNETGCPANKVQLEFTEKFALKAEEEQSVLAQMSELQNLGLQFTLDDFGSGYASLRYLQHLPITSVKIDRVFIDTLLSNPKTQKLIEGLIQLSKKINLYTIAEGVSNEQQFALLKEMGIDAMQGHFIGMPMPAERIEIK; encoded by the coding sequence ATGCATACAATTCCGTTACCAGAGACTAGCGAACACCAAGAACTAGTCGATAGTCTAAATAAATACCAATTAGTTACACATACTGACGGCGAAGGTCTAATCACCTATGCCAATCAAAATTACCTAGCTGTTAGTGGTTGGACTCCCAAACGTATTTTAGGTAAATCGTTTTGGCAAATGTTTTCGGATCAATCTCAAAGTCAGGAAATAGCGAACTCCATTTGGGATTGTTTGCTGTCCGGAAAAACATGGGCAGGTAAAATAGAAAAAATGACGCGCATAGGTGAGCCGTTCTTTGTGAATACACTTGCTGTCCCTACCCTATCCAATGCCGGAGAACTGCAATCTGTGTTCTTTCTGGAACTTGATATTACAGAAGATGTACGCTTGCAGGAACGCTTAGGAGAAATTGCATTCATTGATATAGAAACTGGACTGATGAGTCGCCATAAGCTGGAACAAGTAGTCAATGACTCTATCGCAAAAGCAACGCATTTTTCATTCGTTTATTTGACAATCGATCATTACTACACTATGAAAGAGCTGCAATCTCAAGAATCTGAGACGCAGCTAATCCAAGAGTTCACCAACCGATTAAAGCGCTACTTCCAGGATAGTCCCATTGCGCGTATCGATACGAATAGCTTTGTCGTGCTGACAGCTTTCGGCGATTGGTATATTCAAGGTTTCTATGAATTCTTAAAACAACAACCTATCTATCTTAGTCACAATGCGCAAACTCTTTCGATTAGCGGCGGGATTGTACGTTTCCCTGAAGATCAAAGAACATACACGCAACTATATAAAGTCGCGATGACTGCTGCAGCCGATGTCATCAGTCAAGGTGGCGGACGGATTGCTTCTTTATCAGCTGAGTCTCATAAAATTCTAAACCGCCGTTTGGAAATCGACCGCAAGATGCTGACAGCACTGGATCGCAATTCATTGCATGTAGCCTATCTGCCGCAATTTGATGTAGCGAGCGAGAAAATCACTTGCTACGAAGCGCTCGTCCGTTGGGAAGATGAAGATCTTGGCATCATCAGTCCCGACGAATTGATTCCGATTGCTGAAGAAAACGGTCTGATTGAAGAAATCGGTGCGTATGTGGCAGAAGAAGCGATGACGTTCGTAACGAAATGGCATCGGGCAGGTAATGATATGAATATTTCCATCAACTCATCCATTCGTGAATCGTTAAACCCACAATGGAAAGACCGATTAATCTCCATCTTAAATGAAACAGGATGCCCCGCAAACAAAGTACAATTGGAGTTCACAGAAAAATTCGCGCTTAAAGCGGAAGAAGAACAATCTGTACTGGCGCAAATGTCCGAACTGCAAAACCTCGGTTTACAGTTCACTCTCGATGATTTCGGCTCTGGATACGCATCGTTGCGATACTTGCAGCATTTGCCAATTACCAGTGTCAAAATTGACCGCGTCTTTATCGATACGTTGTTGAGTAATCCGAAGACACAGAAATTGATTGAAGGATTGATTCAACTTTCGAAAAAAATAAACTTATATACGATTGCAGAAGGTGTCAGCAATGAACAGCAATTTGCGTTGCTGAAAGAAATGGGCATCGATGCGATGCAAGGTCATTTCATCGGAATGCCGATGCCTGCTGAGCGAATCGAAATTAAATAA